DNA sequence from the Desulfonatronum thiosulfatophilum genome:
AGGGCCAAATGGAGACTTCCAGAGGCGGTGATTCGGGAAAGAGGTTGCGTCGGCGGATCAACAACTTTGCGTATTCCGTCTCAATGTTTTTTTGCAGGGCAACCATACATAAACGGGCAACCATTTTTGGACGCCACTGCCAGAACATGTTCACGTAGCCCTCCCGGCGTCCCAGGTTGAATCCCTTGATCAACAATCGCAGGGCCTTGTCCGTCTGGTCCTGATCCAGGGCGAAGTGCGCGGCGCAAAGCAGCCACATATACTCCAACAGCCTGCTTCCGGATTCGTCGATAAAGTCTTTCAGGCTCTCCATCAGCCGGTCCCGTTCGTCAACCTCTTCGATCTCATGACAGGTCTGGGCTTTTGACAAGGCAAAGAAGGGATATGCGAAACGGGCACCCGTTTCCTCGGCGATGCGCAGAGCCTTTCCGGCATCCTGGGCCGCCAACAAAAAGTTTCCGCGGTACAGGTGGTAGGAGGCGGCCATATAATGATATTGTCCCCGAGCAAACCGCTTGTTCCGTGATGCGATGCGCTCCATCTGCGCGAGATACTTGTCCGCGGTGGAGACGTCGCCTACGGTCAGGGCTGCAAATACGCCCTGACCGTAGAGCATGAAGTGCCAGATGTTCAGATCATGCCGGCGAGCCAGCTGCAAGCCCTCCTTCACCACCTTCAAGGCCTGATCCCCCTGCGCGAAACAGAGATTGTGGACCATGGCTTCCAGACATTTGGCATTCAGCACATGGACCATGGGCACATCCGGATTTCCCATCACCTGTTGTACATTTTCGTTGATAATTCTGAGTCGGGTCAGGTCGCCCATCCACATGGCGTGATAGGCGGCATGAAAGCGTGTATGGAGGTGGATGTACCCGGCGGAACAGCGGGAATTTGGCCGCAGGGCCACTTCCAGCCATTGCTGAATCTTTCGCGATTGCTGCGGATGCTGATAGACCAGTGCCGCGACCATGCAGGAGGCCGCCCGGACACCAAGTTCCGTGGGAGGAACCTCCAACCCCGTGTCCAGCAATGTTTCCAGCAAGGAAATCCATTCCCCCAGGGAGAGAAAATCGCTCCAATCGTACATGAAGGTGTCCACCGCACCGCACCAGGCGGCCAGCAGGCCATTCTCATCCCGGCGCTGTCGAAACATCTCGAAGGCCTTCCGAAACTCCTTTCGACTCCCCTCCGGATCTACGATCTGACGGCATATTCCCAGCCAGTACACGAGCCAGGGTTCCTGATCCAGTGCATCTGCCGGCAGGTCGGTGATCCATTTTTCCAGGGTCTGAAAACGTCCCTGATGGGTCATTTGATCGGCATGTTCAAGAATCAGTCGCTCCAGACGTTCCGCGGCGCCTGCCGCCAACCACAAATCAGCGGCATCCATGATCCGGCCGGACGATTCCAGAATCTCAGCGGCTCGACAGCGCAGAATGCTCAGTTCTTCAGCTGAATACTCATTCTCGGCAATGGATTGCAGATACAGCGTGAACAGCGGGTGATACTCGAATTCAAAATGGGGAGAGACCCGACGGAAGGTGAAGCGGTTGTTTCGAAACAACTGCATCAGGATGGCTTCGGCATGATCGGAGCCGGACATGGCCTTGGCCATGTCCGGGGTCATTGTACGCAGAAAGGACGTCCTGACCAGGAAATCGCGCAGTTCAGGGGTCAGTTTATCGAACAGTTCCACATCCAGGTAATCAAAAACATCCCGCATGGGCATCCACGGGGAAGCTCCGACAATGCTCCCTCCGCGACGCAGACTTTCCCCGAGCAGCACGAGACCGGCTGCCCAACCGTCGGTTTTTTCATGGAGCTGGTCATATACCTCATTGGAAAACTTTTCCGATCCGAGCAGGGCCTTGCTCTCTTCCAGAGTGAACCGG
Encoded proteins:
- a CDS encoding BTAD domain-containing putative transcriptional regulator, whose product is MQISFARFIPPEIGTLVVRQRLFDCLDEASSRPIIWISSPPGSGKTVLVASYVLERQQPLIWYQMDESDIEPAVFFSRLAQASTSVLADEHVNLPSLQPLQVKDLSSFTDHFFKQLAQRLPENCFLVLDNYQVEMDSRVHKRILEAIAVLPGGCRTLITSRKQAPRHSVRMLVERKMSFLDWHDLRFTLEESKALLGSEKFSNEVYDQLHEKTDGWAAGLVLLGESLRRGGSIVGASPWMPMRDVFDYLDVELFDKLTPELRDFLVRTSFLRTMTPDMAKAMSGSDHAEAILMQLFRNNRFTFRRVSPHFEFEYHPLFTLYLQSIAENEYSAEELSILRCRAAEILESSGRIMDAADLWLAAGAAERLERLILEHADQMTHQGRFQTLEKWITDLPADALDQEPWLVYWLGICRQIVDPEGSRKEFRKAFEMFRQRRDENGLLAAWCGAVDTFMYDWSDFLSLGEWISLLETLLDTGLEVPPTELGVRAASCMVAALVYQHPQQSRKIQQWLEVALRPNSRCSAGYIHLHTRFHAAYHAMWMGDLTRLRIINENVQQVMGNPDVPMVHVLNAKCLEAMVHNLCFAQGDQALKVVKEGLQLARRHDLNIWHFMLYGQGVFAALTVGDVSTADKYLAQMERIASRNKRFARGQYHYMAASYHLYRGNFLLAAQDAGKALRIAEETGARFAYPFFALSKAQTCHEIEEVDERDRLMESLKDFIDESGSRLLEYMWLLCAAHFALDQDQTDKALRLLIKGFNLGRREGYVNMFWQWRPKMVARLCMVALQKNIETEYAKLLIRRRNLFPESPPLEVSIWPWLLRLHTLGRFELIREGDVIHFSGKLQRRPLDLLKILTINEDKGVSEDELCDMLWPDSDGDRAHSSLTTTVSRLRGLLGCHESIVVSNARISLNARLCWADAWAFVHLCKQIAKLEQEFGAACTKPLRNGDTARLFLLAQQALDLYQGHFLPDDLAHSWTIPVRERLRGKFYDLVAIVGDVLELSDNWSSARRVYLQALEVDELHEDFNGRAIRCAHLLDRAGEARSLFHRYRERLKTELGLNVSPELQSLVRKLGVDDAQDSSR